Proteins encoded together in one Pirellulales bacterium window:
- a CDS encoding dipeptidase, which yields MGQDTQPRFDMQRQLLHCSAVFAILVTAPRANAAETDRAAATPRPRVVVTPQALQIHREGLLIDGHNDLLYRLRQLGQSSFDTFDIAQRQQQTHTDIPRLREGGVGAQFWSVYVSNDTAYDGTALTSTLDQIELVKNMIEHYPNVFELALTADDIERIHQAGKIASMIGVEGGYSIENSLENLRRLYGLGARYMTLTHVDNLDWADSATDSPQHGGLTEFGEEVVREMNRLGMLVDLSHVSSDTMKDALRVATAPVIFSHSSARAMADHPRNVPNDVLKLLARNGGVAMVNFYSGFVVPAAAELRAERDAERRRLQSQFGEDPSAKQKIAQELKRWGMQHPTPPGTIHDVVDHIDHMVEVAGIDHVGLGSDFDGVEKLPDQLPDVSAYPLITQALLNRGYSQEQIHKIMGQNLLRAMREAERAATKANGRCARLP from the coding sequence GTGGGGCAAGACACTCAACCCCGATTCGACATGCAGCGTCAATTGCTCCATTGCTCAGCCGTCTTCGCAATCCTTGTGACCGCACCGCGGGCCAACGCCGCTGAAACCGACCGGGCCGCAGCTACGCCACGGCCAAGAGTTGTCGTCACACCCCAGGCCCTACAAATTCATCGCGAGGGATTGTTGATTGACGGCCACAACGATTTGCTGTATCGGCTTCGCCAACTCGGTCAATCGTCGTTCGACACGTTCGACATCGCCCAGCGACAACAGCAGACGCACACCGACATTCCGCGGCTGCGAGAAGGGGGTGTCGGAGCGCAGTTTTGGTCGGTCTATGTCAGCAATGATACCGCCTACGACGGCACTGCGCTTACAAGCACGCTCGACCAAATCGAACTGGTGAAGAACATGATCGAGCACTATCCCAATGTGTTCGAACTGGCTCTCACGGCGGACGACATCGAGCGCATTCATCAAGCGGGAAAAATCGCTTCGATGATCGGCGTCGAAGGGGGCTACTCCATCGAGAATTCCTTGGAGAACTTGCGGCGTTTGTATGGCCTGGGCGCACGATATATGACGCTTACCCATGTCGATAATCTCGATTGGGCCGACTCGGCGACCGATTCGCCGCAGCACGGCGGTCTGACGGAGTTTGGCGAAGAGGTGGTGCGCGAAATGAACCGGCTGGGAATGCTCGTTGATCTATCGCATGTCTCGTCCGACACGATGAAAGACGCCCTGCGAGTGGCCACAGCGCCGGTGATCTTTTCGCATTCATCGGCCCGTGCTATGGCGGATCATCCGCGCAACGTGCCCAACGACGTGCTGAAGCTGCTGGCTAGAAACGGCGGCGTGGCAATGGTGAATTTTTACTCCGGATTTGTGGTTCCCGCAGCGGCCGAATTGCGCGCCGAACGCGACGCCGAGCGGCGAAGGTTGCAATCGCAATTCGGCGAAGATCCAAGTGCAAAGCAGAAGATCGCACAAGAGTTAAAACGTTGGGGCATGCAACATCCCACGCCGCCGGGGACGATTCATGACGTGGTCGACCACATCGACCACATGGTTGAAGTCGCCGGCATCGACCACGTCGGCCTTGGCTCCGACTTCGACGGCGTCGAAAAATTGCCCGATCAATTGCCCGATGTATCCGCCTACCCGCTGATCACGCAAGCACTGCTCAACCGCGGCTACTCCCAAGAGCAGATTCACAAGATCATGGGGCAAAACCTACTGCGAGCGATGCGCGAAGCAGAACGGGCGGCAACAAAAGCCAACGGACGATGCGCGCGATTGCCGTGA